A genomic window from Cydia strobilella chromosome 26, ilCydStro3.1, whole genome shotgun sequence includes:
- the LOC134753299 gene encoding gametocyte-specific factor 1-like: MYSTVVVPKPHQMMTCPYNKAHQVEHYRMHIHLQKCRKQYPNMPKVSCPFDSTHVVNDAELDFHVSTCPKRFLFDTQKFVVEDEVMPRELPPIPVVQTDENWEEEPCTSYKPDMSKKGPHIITKIKGATPSERRQARMEGVKNYRPMPSTSE; encoded by the exons ATGTATTC CACCGTAGTCGTCCCCAAACCTCATCAAATGATGACCTGCCCATACAACAAGGCACACCAAGTGGAACATTACCGGATGCACATACATCTTCAAAAGTGCCGCAAGCAATATCCGAACATGCCCAAAGTGTCCTGCCCGTTCGACAGCACGCATGTGGTCAACGATGCTGAGCTGGAT TTCCACGTTTCAACATGCCCAAAGCGGTTCCTCTTCGACACGCAAAAATTTGTGGTTGAAGACGAGGTGATGCCGCGTGAGCTGCCGCCAATACCCGTTGTTCAGACTGATGAGAATTGGGAGGAG gAGCCATGCACATCCTACAAACCTGACATGTCCAAGAAAGGGCCTCACATCATCACCAAAATCAAGGGCGCTACGCCCTCTGAACGCCGCCAGGCCAGGATGGAGGGCGTCAAGAACTATCGCCCTATGCCTTCTACCTCAGAGTAA